One genomic region from Euzebya tangerina encodes:
- a CDS encoding CGNR zinc finger domain-containing protein — protein sequence MTLTRRTSSPPASSTALLDFLNSHAYEGHPDDLSTFAAHPSDRVEDLRRLRDLLRGLVADSSSQSRRDDLSDWIGTTPLILGMDADGSLVIRPGDDTHTAAMLASVLELLRDGWWQRLRLCANVKECGVTFIDESRGGQRRWHAVETCGNRINSRRHRARQQS from the coding sequence GTGACTCTCACCCGACGAACGTCCTCGCCCCCGGCGAGCAGTACGGCGCTGCTGGACTTCCTCAACAGCCATGCGTACGAGGGCCACCCGGACGACCTCTCGACCTTTGCGGCTCACCCATCCGATCGAGTCGAGGACCTCCGTCGTCTGCGCGACCTTCTCCGCGGGCTCGTGGCCGACTCGTCCTCGCAGTCCAGACGGGACGACCTCTCTGACTGGATCGGCACGACGCCACTGATCCTCGGGATGGACGCAGACGGGTCGCTCGTCATCCGGCCTGGTGACGACACCCACACCGCAGCCATGCTCGCAAGTGTCCTCGAGCTGCTACGCGACGGGTGGTGGCAACGTCTGCGGCTGTGCGCGAACGTCAAGGAGTGTGGGGTCACGTTCATCGACGAGTCCAGAGGGGGGCAGCGACGGTGGCACGCGGTGGAGACGTGTGGCAACCGCATCAACTCCCGGCGACACCGCGCACGGCAACAGTCCTGA
- a CDS encoding GNAT family N-acetyltransferase: MAQYRTHPLTSDRFEDFADVVNPNRRGSHCWCLSHRLTQGQIRAFGGQDRETAMRAVVEGETPPGVITYADGVPIGWVSIAPRQATPKLVRSRVIRPVDDVEVWCIICVIVRGGHRRQGATAHMIEGAVAYAGAAGAPAVEVYPANPDGRMDTTMAFVGTRSMFEPAGFEVIGVTEATASGMPRLVMRRTLSPAD; encoded by the coding sequence GTGGCCCAGTACCGCACCCACCCGCTGACCAGCGACCGGTTCGAGGACTTTGCCGATGTGGTGAACCCGAACCGGCGGGGGTCCCACTGCTGGTGTCTGTCTCACCGCCTCACGCAGGGGCAGATCCGTGCGTTCGGCGGCCAGGACCGAGAGACCGCCATGCGCGCGGTCGTCGAGGGGGAGACGCCACCAGGCGTCATCACCTACGCGGACGGTGTGCCGATCGGCTGGGTGAGCATCGCCCCACGCCAGGCGACACCGAAGCTGGTCCGCAGCCGGGTCATCCGGCCGGTGGATGACGTCGAGGTGTGGTGCATCATCTGCGTGATCGTGCGTGGTGGCCATCGTCGGCAGGGGGCGACGGCTCACATGATCGAGGGTGCGGTGGCCTACGCAGGCGCAGCGGGTGCGCCCGCTGTTGAGGTCTACCCCGCCAACCCCGACGGCCGGATGGACACCACGATGGCCTTCGTCGGCACCAGATCCATGTTCGAACCCGCGGGCTTCGAGGTCATCGGCGTGACCGAGGCGACGGCGTCCGGGATGCCACGACTGGTGATGCGTCGAACGCTGAGTCCAGCCGACTGA
- a CDS encoding FAD-dependent oxidoreductase: MSDITVIGAGVIGLSTGIRLAEAGHQVRILTKAMPEQTTSAAATAMIGLAFAEPMDKVPQWEAATHQEMGSVMGEPASGVRRQSCLLGSRTSDALPPGIDAWDGFRLADTAELPNGFEHGFWIDMTVADMTAYLPYLTRRFGARGGALEMRDVASLAELGDGVVVNCSGLGARVLADDDTITGQWGMHVVVRNPGVDATFMEGPPGQAQWVAWMPHGDRVLIGGVLDPDRDFGQPDAAVGDQLLAAAVAANPTLAGAEVLGMNGGLRPARPVIRVERDPDITPQTVVHNYGHGSLGVTLSWGCADEVVTLLGQ, translated from the coding sequence ATGAGTGACATCACGGTCATCGGTGCCGGGGTCATCGGCCTGTCGACGGGCATCCGCCTGGCCGAAGCGGGCCACCAGGTTCGGATCCTCACCAAGGCCATGCCCGAACAGACCACCTCGGCCGCGGCAACGGCCATGATCGGTCTGGCGTTCGCCGAGCCCATGGACAAGGTCCCGCAGTGGGAGGCTGCCACCCACCAGGAGATGGGGAGCGTCATGGGCGAGCCAGCGAGCGGCGTGCGACGGCAGTCATGTCTCCTCGGCTCGCGGACCAGCGACGCGCTGCCCCCGGGGATCGACGCCTGGGACGGGTTCCGGCTGGCCGACACGGCCGAGCTGCCGAACGGATTCGAGCATGGCTTCTGGATCGACATGACCGTGGCCGACATGACGGCCTACCTGCCCTACCTCACCAGGCGGTTTGGTGCCCGAGGCGGCGCGCTCGAGATGCGTGACGTCGCGTCGCTGGCGGAGCTGGGCGACGGCGTGGTCGTCAACTGCTCCGGCCTGGGCGCTCGGGTCTTGGCCGACGACGACACCATCACGGGTCAGTGGGGGATGCACGTCGTCGTGCGGAACCCTGGTGTCGACGCCACGTTCATGGAGGGGCCACCCGGGCAGGCGCAGTGGGTGGCATGGATGCCGCACGGCGACCGAGTCCTGATCGGCGGCGTGCTCGACCCTGACCGTGACTTCGGCCAGCCCGACGCCGCTGTGGGCGACCAGCTGCTGGCTGCCGCTGTGGCTGCGAACCCCACACTCGCCGGAGCCGAGGTTCTGGGCATGAACGGCGGTCTACGGCCGGCTCGCCCGGTCATCCGCGTGGAGCGAGACCCAGACATCACACCTCAGACGGTGGTGCACAACTACGGCCACGGAAGCCTCGGCGTGACCCTGTCGTGGGGGTGTGCGGACGAGGTCGTCACGCTGCTGGGCCAGTAG
- a CDS encoding NADPH-dependent F420 reductase: MTVPTPLTVALLGAGPVARGLAGLTADAGHAVTFGVRRPKEVAATTTHAVAAMYDAARDADIAIVAVPYRVIDSVLPDLAPALNGTIVVDATNPLHEDYSPMQPSAPSAGEHVQQLLPDARVVKAFNTIFATVMDAERLDRDGRLTTAFLAGDDSEAVATVQQLAADLGYAPVVTGPLANSRYLEAMAHLNISIAFGQGGGADAAFLYHQAA; this comes from the coding sequence ATGACCGTCCCCACCCCCTTGACCGTTGCTCTTCTCGGTGCCGGACCCGTTGCACGAGGCCTCGCCGGACTCACCGCCGACGCCGGACACGCTGTTACGTTCGGTGTCCGACGCCCGAAGGAGGTGGCAGCGACGACCACGCACGCGGTGGCCGCGATGTACGACGCCGCCCGTGATGCGGACATCGCCATCGTGGCGGTGCCCTACCGGGTCATCGACTCGGTCCTGCCGGACCTTGCGCCTGCGCTCAACGGCACCATCGTCGTCGACGCCACCAACCCGCTGCACGAGGACTACTCGCCAATGCAACCTTCGGCACCCTCGGCAGGGGAGCACGTCCAGCAGCTCCTGCCCGACGCGCGGGTCGTCAAGGCCTTCAACACCATCTTCGCGACGGTGATGGATGCAGAGCGGCTGGACCGTGACGGTCGACTCACCACGGCCTTCCTGGCCGGCGACGACAGCGAGGCCGTCGCAACCGTCCAGCAACTTGCCGCTGACCTCGGCTACGCCCCCGTCGTCACTGGTCCCCTGGCCAACTCCCGCTATCTGGAGGCGATGGCCCACCTGAACATCAGCATCGCCTTCGGCCAGGGTGGCGGTGCCGACGCTGCCTTCCTCTACCACCAGGCGGCGTGA